In Deinococcus detaillensis, the following are encoded in one genomic region:
- a CDS encoding tubulin-like doman-containing protein has product MTMSNTKPVDLTKTLVIGLGSTGTQVCNGILRRLEWEFGSANHAPWVQFMAIETNNNEPTALRQRGDFLSIGLDTQAYGQLLEDPQNSKINLGSWADMPTLRKLKNTIGGAGNIRMVGRLTFLTDPNFSKVKRGLLDRLGTLRDLSAAEAFQTRGPLVDGSNPQIQWGSGGQIRVFVVGTLCGGTCSGLAPDFGYFLRTGLVRKDEKIIGIFTLPHENLTSVTASNASRLKRNAYHALLELNHYHQADADTLPPIKYPDDKSADLRTEPYDLPYLVSPSSPTKLGEKELNELVSDRIFMNIVSPDADPISIAADAPLPDRDHQAHVFNTFGLSVVEFPAPQITEAASKKLLHGALDSWQAMKSGRAQDLTTGLGLDWTALVGSLLQRPTEEWQSEVVKDAVDQIGEGKPDFSKLDRALGEVRQQVGPGGGLSDRLRAHRDQVVETIYLKFQQHAQQALLDRTYGPQVLTTEVEGLLAYLQQLHDAAREYAGVAQAEAGDAWKDVDDGVAQLKAALKRKSLLNPNRASIDKAQAELRRAIREFAKIQVESSVHASIQTHQAYGTIDLGVAEKLQRLLQRVLANLKGLDARITAQKNKLYADSQARASDLPPINGLVLLEPRTTVLEEYRRALEANKQSSVEHLDNIEARFYHEIISSWTDLPNAVVPPLNQIGNSWISATFDIRGEHLIPESDYQKLLRIAIQPFVTILAQENVIERVMRDRQTNPAMESKIRAAAEQAQPFLTLNRSRAEEGNRSPVMHRQALLTPTRTNPTMESEFTQLVGGVFSSSNTVYLTSPDPTRALFLEEYFRFPLRGLDQVLGDGGLQSAECNDFPTFHTRRDVNWYGLSKREGQLLAQAQEVLILGVILGEITVQDGLRIPWTITGFGDRDFRLLPTNLPEAARILARGEQDKDGYSMIGALPTIQAKIEQHWKRYDIPMDESSQAFIGHLEMKLKEFYRQGRAGQIQGWGDELWTGEHLLKYTAKHAPLQGAASKVYWPPAAIINSLTFRQGQTGPWNGEVPEDGLYCTKCGGKIGTTPEDAAQNGWRCFIDSTHVYRR; this is encoded by the coding sequence ATGACCATGTCCAACACCAAACCTGTCGACCTAACCAAAACGCTTGTTATCGGCCTGGGAAGTACCGGCACTCAGGTCTGCAACGGCATCCTGCGCCGCCTGGAGTGGGAATTCGGTTCGGCCAATCATGCTCCCTGGGTGCAGTTCATGGCGATCGAGACTAATAACAACGAGCCCACAGCTTTGAGACAACGTGGCGATTTCTTGTCTATCGGCCTGGATACCCAAGCCTACGGACAGCTTCTCGAAGATCCCCAAAACAGCAAGATCAACCTCGGCAGTTGGGCAGACATGCCTACTTTGCGGAAACTGAAAAATACTATCGGTGGAGCAGGAAATATCCGTATGGTAGGTCGGCTGACCTTCCTGACAGACCCGAATTTCAGCAAAGTGAAACGAGGCCTGCTCGACCGACTTGGTACTTTGCGCGATCTGTCTGCAGCGGAGGCCTTTCAGACGCGCGGGCCCCTAGTCGATGGCTCTAATCCTCAGATCCAGTGGGGTTCAGGCGGTCAAATTCGGGTCTTCGTGGTAGGCACTTTGTGCGGTGGCACATGCAGCGGTCTGGCACCAGACTTCGGCTACTTTCTGCGCACTGGTCTGGTTAGAAAAGATGAAAAGATCATCGGTATTTTCACCCTGCCGCACGAAAACCTGACGTCCGTTACGGCCTCAAATGCTAGCCGACTCAAGCGCAATGCTTACCATGCTCTGCTCGAACTTAACCACTATCATCAGGCTGACGCCGATACACTACCGCCGATCAAATATCCTGATGATAAGTCCGCTGATCTTCGTACCGAGCCTTATGATCTGCCTTATCTGGTCTCACCTTCATCCCCCACCAAACTTGGCGAGAAAGAACTCAACGAACTGGTCTCAGATCGTATCTTTATGAACATCGTTAGTCCAGATGCGGACCCAATCAGTATTGCGGCAGATGCGCCACTTCCAGATCGAGATCATCAAGCACACGTCTTTAACACCTTTGGCCTTTCAGTAGTGGAGTTTCCTGCTCCGCAAATTACGGAAGCGGCCTCCAAAAAGCTCCTCCACGGTGCGTTGGACAGCTGGCAAGCCATGAAATCAGGTCGAGCCCAAGACCTCACCACTGGCCTGGGGCTCGACTGGACGGCGCTGGTCGGTAGCCTCTTGCAGCGCCCCACGGAAGAATGGCAGTCCGAGGTGGTCAAAGACGCCGTGGATCAGATTGGGGAAGGCAAACCCGACTTTTCAAAACTGGACCGCGCCCTGGGTGAGGTCCGTCAGCAGGTGGGCCCGGGTGGCGGCCTGTCCGACCGGTTACGGGCCCACCGAGATCAGGTGGTCGAGACCATCTATCTGAAATTCCAGCAGCACGCCCAGCAGGCCTTGCTCGACCGGACTTACGGGCCGCAGGTGCTGACCACGGAAGTCGAAGGCCTGCTGGCCTACTTGCAGCAACTCCATGACGCTGCCCGGGAATATGCCGGTGTGGCTCAGGCAGAAGCCGGGGACGCCTGGAAGGATGTAGACGACGGTGTGGCCCAGCTCAAGGCCGCGCTGAAGCGTAAAAGCTTGCTCAACCCGAACCGCGCCAGTATCGACAAGGCTCAAGCTGAGCTTCGCCGTGCTATCCGTGAGTTTGCCAAAATTCAGGTGGAGTCCAGCGTCCACGCCAGCATCCAGACCCACCAAGCCTACGGCACCATTGATCTGGGAGTCGCCGAAAAGCTGCAGCGTCTCCTGCAACGGGTGCTCGCCAACCTCAAGGGGCTCGACGCCCGGATCACCGCCCAGAAGAACAAACTCTACGCCGACAGTCAGGCACGGGCCTCCGATCTGCCTCCCATCAATGGCCTGGTCTTGCTTGAACCGCGCACCACCGTGTTGGAGGAATACCGCCGGGCGCTGGAAGCCAACAAGCAGAGCAGCGTCGAGCATCTCGACAATATCGAGGCCCGCTTCTACCACGAGATCATCTCGAGCTGGACCGACCTGCCCAATGCCGTCGTGCCACCGCTGAACCAGATCGGGAATAGCTGGATCAGCGCGACCTTTGACATTCGGGGCGAGCACTTGATTCCCGAGAGCGATTACCAGAAGCTACTCCGAATCGCCATACAGCCATTCGTCACGATTCTCGCGCAGGAGAACGTGATCGAACGGGTCATGCGTGACCGCCAAACTAACCCGGCGATGGAGAGCAAGATCCGCGCCGCCGCTGAACAGGCCCAACCGTTCTTAACCTTGAACCGTAGCCGGGCCGAGGAGGGCAACCGCAGCCCAGTGATGCATCGGCAAGCCCTACTGACGCCGACCCGGACCAATCCGACCATGGAATCGGAATTCACACAGCTGGTGGGCGGAGTATTTTCCTCTTCAAACACGGTCTATTTGACGTCGCCAGATCCGACCCGGGCGCTTTTCCTGGAAGAGTACTTCCGTTTCCCGCTGCGCGGACTTGATCAGGTCCTCGGCGACGGGGGATTACAAAGCGCGGAGTGCAACGACTTCCCCACGTTCCACACCCGCCGCGACGTCAACTGGTACGGTCTCTCCAAGCGCGAAGGACAGTTGCTGGCCCAGGCGCAGGAGGTGCTGATCCTCGGCGTCATTCTCGGTGAGATCACAGTTCAGGACGGTCTGCGCATTCCCTGGACCATCACCGGCTTCGGCGACCGGGACTTCCGCCTCCTTCCCACCAACTTGCCGGAAGCAGCGCGAATCCTGGCAAGGGGTGAACAGGACAAAGACGGTTACAGCATGATTGGAGCCCTACCGACCATTCAAGCCAAAATTGAGCAACACTGGAAACGCTACGACATTCCGATGGACGAGAGCAGCCAAGCGTTTATCGGGCACCTCGAAATGAAGCTCAAAGAGTTCTATCGCCAGGGCCGTGCTGGTCAGATCCAGGGCTGGGGTGACGAACTCTGGACAGGCGAGCATCTCTTGAAATACACCGCCAAGCACGCGCCGCTGCAAGGCGCTGCCAGCAAAGTGTACTGGCCCCCAGCGGCAATCATCAATTCACTGACCTTCAGGCAAGGCCAGACTGGCCCATGGAACGGCGAAGTTCCCGAGGATGGGCTTTACTGCACCAAATGTGGCGGCAAGATCGGTACCACTCCTGAAGACGCTGCACAGAACGGATGGCGCTGCTTTATCGACTCGACTCACGTCTACAGGCGGTAA
- a CDS encoding OmpA/MotB family protein, with the protein MTRRLRHGREELNPYVALTDTTLNLVLVMVFFVAALTAVGRVSWDDIRYKDAQKEFAKAVKQLIAVDQRPVPNVSKNDPPGTQRWVFANSVLFTPGTAALSSAGQATLDRFALALRKNANTWRRIRVEGHTQPTLAAKADRWEDATNRAAAVARFLVNSGGIPPYFIATAGRGGQDPLKNLALNNPAHARIEIVLEYAKSAADLKSKVGP; encoded by the coding sequence ATGACGCGGCGGCTGCGTCATGGACGCGAGGAGCTCAATCCTTATGTCGCCTTGACGGACACCACCTTAAACCTCGTTTTGGTGATGGTGTTCTTCGTGGCGGCCCTCACCGCCGTGGGGCGGGTGAGCTGGGACGATATCCGCTACAAGGACGCTCAAAAAGAATTTGCCAAGGCGGTTAAGCAGCTGATCGCCGTGGATCAGCGGCCAGTACCCAACGTCAGCAAAAACGATCCGCCGGGAACGCAGCGCTGGGTCTTTGCCAACAGCGTACTGTTTACGCCTGGAACAGCAGCTCTCAGTTCGGCTGGCCAAGCCACCCTGGACCGCTTCGCGCTGGCACTGCGGAAAAATGCCAACACCTGGAGACGCATCCGGGTGGAGGGTCATACCCAGCCCACCCTGGCGGCAAAAGCCGATCGCTGGGAAGACGCCACCAATCGCGCCGCCGCCGTGGCGCGCTTTTTGGTCAACAGCGGCGGTATTCCTCCGTATTTCATCGCCACCGCTGGGCGCGGCGGCCAGGATCCGCTCAAAAATCTGGCCCTCAACAATCCAGCGCATGCCCGAATCGAAATCGTTCTGGAATACGCCAAGAGTGCGGCGGATCTCAAATCCAAGGTCGGGCCATGA
- a CDS encoding helicase-related protein, which translates to MAFSNLPVTGALVYCRATQQTGQVQGKGINEERLRVRFASGVQEKWLWEVSCGLQPGQLVLHGPQGALSGLGEGRVITTRTLGEREQVLVEFHTSAERRWLPWTALQAVTAPEEQARKQRRPAAAPLPNGSAERFRLRQLGRALRHWHGLTGTLAQVDIDPLPHQIHLVHRILTSGTLSWMIADDVGLGKTIEVGLLLAAARARGVRRVLLCVPAGLTRQWQQELRERFGMREAVIYGEDFTISDPAQWRLYDTVIASMDRLKAEGHLELVQQAPRWDLVVFDEAHRLTRAQYGLKLSASERYRLAQTLRSHADDLLLLTGTPHQGKLDRFEALLELLRPGKIWRERIQNLRAQPEILADMIIRNRKADVTDADGQFLFRGKVTRSVSAVLGEPERRFERALGAYLQRGYTASRNARQPGSQTSLAIGFVMTVYRKLAASSLAAIEMALRRRLARLEGRLEEVAPTTTGVEHEDTPEHDANVTGGAEFFQGEHQDLQDLIDQVAGLRAGEAKRRALLESVIPQILAQNPQERVLIFTEYRSTQDDLVAALSALGPVDVIHGGQTMEQRRSAIEHFETAGQFLVSTEAGGEGFNLQARCHILVNYDLPWNPMRLVQRVGRLYRYGQTQTVVTLNMAQEGSLDDDILTQMYRRLEAVARDLASVSGEYREGLQEDILGQLAAALDVSAVLEDARTYAAQRTQERLEEALSRAREAAKQQEALLRYASGFDPQGMGQELPLTPHHLRSFVEGMCRQLHIELREQTHAGRVWSLRLPEEVQQSAHQRASLRVTFDRALSRKLPGVQLLDGSSSLLQHLFDVSDSYVFKGHVAAANLPTTLCAELAWNDNLGRRLHQRFVAVQAEALNPAAFADFLLHPAADAPHSSLALPMEALVAALQRRLSQEASETVQPGSLRITGMALG; encoded by the coding sequence GTGGCTTTTTCAAATCTGCCCGTCACAGGCGCTCTGGTGTACTGCCGCGCCACCCAGCAAACGGGACAGGTACAAGGGAAGGGAATCAATGAAGAACGGCTCCGGGTACGCTTCGCCTCAGGGGTACAGGAAAAATGGCTGTGGGAAGTGTCGTGCGGCCTGCAACCGGGCCAACTGGTGCTGCACGGTCCGCAGGGTGCCCTGAGCGGACTGGGCGAGGGCCGGGTCATCACCACCCGGACCCTTGGCGAGCGCGAGCAGGTCCTAGTCGAGTTCCACACCAGTGCCGAACGCCGCTGGTTACCCTGGACAGCGCTGCAGGCAGTGACCGCCCCGGAAGAGCAGGCCCGTAAACAACGGCGTCCCGCTGCAGCGCCGCTCCCGAACGGTTCGGCGGAGCGCTTTCGACTGCGTCAGCTGGGCCGGGCCTTAAGACATTGGCATGGACTGACGGGCACACTCGCCCAGGTGGATATTGATCCGTTGCCGCACCAGATTCATCTGGTCCACCGCATTCTGACCTCCGGTACCCTCAGCTGGATGATTGCTGACGACGTCGGCCTGGGCAAAACCATTGAAGTCGGTTTGCTGCTGGCTGCGGCGCGCGCCCGGGGTGTTCGGCGGGTACTTTTGTGCGTGCCGGCAGGCTTAACGCGGCAATGGCAACAGGAGCTGCGTGAGCGCTTCGGTATGCGCGAAGCGGTGATCTACGGTGAAGATTTCACCATCAGTGATCCGGCCCAGTGGCGGCTTTACGACACCGTGATCGCCAGCATGGACCGCCTCAAGGCCGAGGGACACCTCGAGTTGGTGCAGCAAGCGCCACGCTGGGATCTGGTGGTCTTTGACGAGGCCCACCGCCTGACGCGCGCCCAGTACGGTCTGAAACTCAGCGCCTCGGAGCGCTACCGCCTGGCTCAAACGCTGCGGAGCCATGCCGACGATCTGCTGCTTCTGACTGGTACACCCCACCAGGGCAAGCTTGACCGCTTCGAGGCGCTCCTCGAGCTGTTGCGGCCTGGCAAGATCTGGCGTGAACGCATTCAAAATCTGCGTGCCCAACCGGAGATTCTGGCCGATATGATCATTCGCAACCGAAAAGCGGATGTCACGGACGCAGACGGTCAGTTTCTGTTTCGCGGCAAAGTGACGCGTTCGGTGAGCGCGGTTCTGGGAGAGCCGGAACGGAGGTTTGAGCGGGCGCTTGGCGCGTACTTGCAGCGGGGCTATACCGCCAGCCGAAACGCCCGGCAGCCTGGCAGTCAAACCTCACTGGCCATTGGCTTCGTGATGACCGTCTACCGCAAGCTCGCGGCATCGAGTTTGGCGGCCATCGAAATGGCCCTACGCCGCCGCCTAGCCCGTCTCGAGGGCCGACTTGAGGAGGTGGCCCCGACGACAACTGGAGTCGAACATGAGGACACTCCGGAACACGACGCCAATGTGACTGGCGGCGCGGAATTCTTTCAAGGTGAGCACCAGGACTTGCAAGACCTGATTGACCAAGTCGCGGGCCTGCGGGCTGGAGAAGCCAAACGCCGCGCCCTGCTGGAGAGCGTCATTCCGCAAATTCTGGCTCAAAATCCCCAGGAGCGCGTGTTGATCTTCACCGAGTACCGCAGCACCCAGGATGATCTGGTGGCTGCCCTCTCGGCTCTGGGCCCGGTGGACGTGATCCACGGCGGGCAGACCATGGAGCAGCGCCGCAGCGCCATTGAACATTTTGAAACAGCTGGGCAGTTTCTCGTTTCTACCGAAGCGGGCGGTGAGGGCTTTAATTTGCAGGCCCGCTGCCACATTCTGGTGAATTACGACTTGCCCTGGAATCCGATGCGGCTGGTGCAGCGCGTCGGCCGGCTCTACCGCTACGGCCAGACACAGACGGTGGTCACCCTCAACATGGCGCAGGAAGGCAGCCTCGACGATGACATCCTGACGCAGATGTACCGCCGGCTCGAAGCGGTGGCCCGTGATCTCGCCAGTGTCAGCGGTGAGTACCGTGAGGGACTTCAGGAGGACATCCTCGGCCAATTGGCCGCCGCCCTCGACGTCAGTGCGGTTCTGGAAGACGCCCGAACTTATGCGGCGCAGCGCACGCAGGAACGGCTGGAGGAAGCCCTGAGCCGCGCGCGTGAAGCAGCCAAGCAGCAAGAAGCCCTGCTCCGCTACGCCAGCGGCTTTGATCCGCAGGGCATGGGTCAGGAATTGCCGCTCACCCCGCATCACTTGCGCTCATTCGTCGAAGGGATGTGCCGACAGCTGCATATTGAGCTGCGGGAGCAGACACACGCAGGACGGGTCTGGTCGTTGCGGTTACCGGAGGAGGTGCAGCAAAGTGCCCATCAGCGGGCCAGCCTCCGCGTGACGTTCGACCGCGCCCTCAGCCGCAAGCTGCCCGGCGTGCAGTTGCTGGACGGCTCGTCTTCCCTGCTTCAGCACCTGTTCGACGTTTCTGACAGTTACGTTTTCAAAGGCCATGTCGCCGCTGCGAATCTGCCGACCACGCTCTGCGCAGAGTTGGCGTGGAATGACAATCTGGGTCGGCGACTTCACCAGCGCTTCGTGGCCGTGCAGGCCGAGGCCCTCAACCCTGCCGCTTTCGCCGACTTTCTTCTTCACCCGGCTGCGGACGCCCCTCACTCCAGTCTGGCGCTGCCGATGGAAGCATTGGTGGCTGCTCTTCAGCGCCGTCTGTCACAAGAAGCCAGCGAAACTGTTCAGCCTGGAAGCCTGCGAATCACTGGCATGGCCTTGGGTTGA
- a CDS encoding coiled-coil domain-containing protein: MNASIFWPSNPLIDVLLLLIAALFLYGLWLSLQALRTVKAERQAAQEIVKLPGLMLDPGSLVLQLGKNQDRLAGQLLRSMLDQQGLAFARPADVLEPVLDTAARLIAPARTVPNLLLLFGLIGTVVGLAYTLSSLGPQIQDAINAGDPKTVAQSLGVTLKQMGGAFAGTLWGVTTAFILQAINAVAGLQAEQLAGDLDRVSLQFAPMIYPASSEKQVASLSDLVRRSEVFLADTQSKIAATSEQFAQVLKDAGGVIQKSLETLEVTSKGISEALQRASSDVRQSSEHLTHAVNAIKDHQQDFRNIYSAFSEMFDKSMQALKLHSDGELKEIRELQAAFGNSGAQIVQEIFKSTEKMNQVSQDLARGEAAYLLGTQGVTTSIKAGFDHLGTQIGDTLSTYTREVNVVSSKLEGLQETLGASQTSTTSLERTLRAKDDAERTRMKDQLQSEQTLMVATARLTTTLEQLSPVMTRLQDSPNQLVEALSARQEQLAESWRNQQEHAQALLLRATLETHEHLEHLLGALGTRVEQAAQKQATEHEDQARVKELVLLATGQLDQLTETNKAMRGISQQLQYQSEVAEQRRTQTDPEREALQGVLEHHRESALRVIHLLEALPGQLQTADLVHVQGQLTSTLDRLLASLHDLPAHLPQEGQPA; this comes from the coding sequence GTGAATGCTTCTATCTTCTGGCCCAGCAATCCACTGATCGACGTGTTGCTGCTTTTGATCGCCGCACTTTTTCTCTACGGTCTCTGGCTGTCTTTGCAGGCGCTGAGAACCGTAAAGGCCGAGCGACAGGCCGCTCAGGAGATCGTCAAACTGCCAGGATTGATGCTTGACCCTGGCAGCCTTGTTCTTCAACTCGGGAAAAACCAGGACCGACTTGCCGGACAGTTGCTGCGCTCAATGCTTGACCAACAGGGACTGGCCTTTGCCCGGCCAGCTGATGTGCTTGAGCCTGTGCTGGACACCGCCGCACGCCTTATCGCTCCGGCCCGCACCGTTCCCAACCTGCTGCTGCTTTTCGGCTTGATCGGCACCGTCGTAGGGCTGGCCTATACGCTCAGCAGTCTTGGGCCGCAGATTCAAGACGCGATCAATGCTGGCGATCCTAAAACGGTTGCCCAGAGTCTGGGGGTGACCCTCAAGCAGATGGGCGGGGCGTTCGCCGGGACCCTCTGGGGCGTCACCACCGCCTTTATCTTGCAGGCCATCAATGCTGTTGCGGGTCTTCAGGCCGAGCAGCTCGCCGGTGACTTGGACCGGGTCTCCTTACAATTCGCGCCGATGATCTACCCCGCCAGCAGCGAGAAGCAGGTCGCCAGCCTGAGCGACCTCGTTCGGCGAAGTGAAGTCTTCCTGGCCGACACGCAATCGAAGATCGCGGCCACCAGCGAACAGTTCGCTCAAGTGCTCAAGGATGCTGGCGGCGTCATTCAAAAGAGTCTGGAGACGCTGGAAGTCACATCAAAAGGGATCTCCGAAGCTCTGCAGCGGGCCAGCAGTGACGTTCGGCAAAGCAGTGAGCACCTGACCCACGCCGTGAACGCCATCAAGGACCATCAGCAGGATTTCCGCAACATCTACAGCGCCTTCAGCGAGATGTTCGACAAATCGATGCAGGCCCTCAAGCTGCACTCGGACGGAGAACTCAAAGAAATCCGTGAGTTGCAGGCCGCCTTCGGCAATTCAGGCGCTCAAATCGTGCAGGAGATCTTCAAGTCAACCGAGAAGATGAACCAGGTCAGCCAGGATCTGGCCAGGGGCGAGGCCGCCTACCTTCTGGGAACGCAGGGCGTCACCACCAGTATCAAGGCAGGGTTCGATCACCTCGGGACCCAGATCGGGGACACACTGAGTACCTATACCAGAGAGGTCAATGTGGTCAGCTCCAAATTAGAGGGTCTGCAAGAAACGCTCGGCGCGTCCCAGACGTCCACGACGTCACTTGAACGGACTCTGCGGGCCAAAGACGATGCGGAGCGCACCCGTATGAAAGACCAGTTGCAAAGCGAACAGACGCTGATGGTGGCCACCGCCCGCCTGACCACGACACTCGAACAGCTCAGCCCCGTGATGACCAGGCTACAAGACAGCCCGAACCAACTGGTAGAAGCCCTCAGCGCCCGACAAGAACAATTGGCCGAGAGCTGGCGTAATCAGCAGGAGCACGCCCAGGCCCTCCTTTTGAGGGCTACCCTCGAGACACACGAACACTTGGAGCATCTGCTTGGTGCCCTTGGCACGAGGGTTGAGCAAGCAGCTCAGAAGCAGGCTACAGAACACGAGGATCAGGCCCGGGTTAAAGAACTGGTGCTGTTGGCTACGGGCCAGCTCGATCAACTGACCGAGACCAATAAGGCCATGCGAGGCATCAGTCAGCAGCTTCAATATCAAAGCGAGGTTGCCGAGCAGCGCCGGACTCAAACAGATCCAGAACGCGAGGCCCTCCAAGGCGTCCTTGAGCACCACCGTGAATCAGCGTTGCGGGTGATCCATCTGCTCGAGGCGCTGCCTGGACAGCTGCAGACGGCCGATTTGGTTCACGTTCAGGGTCAGCTGACCAGCACGTTAGACCGTCTGCTGGCTAGTCTTCATGATCTGCCGGCGCACCTTCCTCAGGAAGGCCAACCCGCATGA